Below is a window of Tolypothrix bouteillei VB521301 DNA.
GATGTGCGGGGGTGATGCTCTCTGTTTCAATCCCTAGAAGGGAGTCGTATAAGTTGCAACTGTATATTCATATTAGTTCGCTGTGAAAGTGGACAGTTTCAATCCCTAGAAGGGAGTCGTATAAGTTGCAACTTGGTTGCTGCTATCGACCAACTGCAATCTGAATTAGGTTTCAATCCCTAGAAGGGAGTCGTATAAGTTGCAACGAGCAAAAGTTTTGGGATGATTTGCTAGGAGGTAGTTTCAATCCCTAGAAGGGAGTCGTATAAGTTGCAACAGAACTTCATCATTACTCCCCACCAAGTAAATCGTTTCAATCCCTAGAAGGGAGTCGTATAAGTTGCAACTTAAATTGCCCTAATGAGTCAATTATTGAATCAACGTTTCAATCCCTAGAAGGGAGTCGTATAAGTTGCAACATTTCACTCTTAGTTGTTCAAACTCTTGATGTAAAGTTTCAATCCCTAGAAGGGAGTCGTATAAGTTGCAACTTGGATTTGTACGTCGATGCGATCGCACAATTCAAGTTTCAATCCCTAGAAGGGAGTCGTATAAGTTGCAACTGCTAAAAGATGAAATGCTTGCAATATGGAGTTTTCAAGGTGCGGTAGCGCGGTTGGTCTAATCATAACACGATCGCGGATGGGAATGACAAGAGAAAATAGCTGAAACGCTTGTGTGGAAAGGTGCGCGGATGGTTTTTATATTTCAAGGGACTTAACTCCTTACACATCAAAGGTTTGAAGCACTTTTTCAAGAAGTACTTTTTCTACACCTACCCATCCGCGCAGCAATAGCAGCCGAAGCCAGATCTGTTGTTGGGCAAGTCCAAAGGACAGCCAAAGCACTTACTCCCATAGTAATGGCTGCAAACAAGGACATTGCACAGTGCAAAAGCACATATGGCAACCACATTGGATTTGCCATATGTGCTTTTGCAAGTAAAAGACCATCTACACCGATAGGCACAAATATGAAGAGAATAGCTGTGACAGCAATCAAGTTGCGTCCCAGTGAAACTCGGGTCATGTGTTTTTTGTGTTGCAGTTTGCACTTTCTAGAGTAGCAATGGCTTAGGTACTGCACAAGCAATTGCTTTTCTATCACCCAAGAGCGATCGCAAAGAATTTCCCAACAGCCTCTAAGCTTTTAGCATCAAGTGCAACATAGAAATAGCTGCCAAAAAGAAAACTGGCTTACTCAGTTGATGAGCCACTCCCTGGGAAGCTTTCATTAAGGGGTAGAAAATAAAACCAATTGCCAATGCTTCTGCAATTGAATAGGTTAGAGGCATAGTCACAATAACAAGAAATGCCGGAATTGCCTCAGATAAGTCATTCCAATTGATGTTTTGCACGCTACTCATCATTAAAACCCCTACTATTATCAATGCAGGTGCTGTAGCAAAAGCAGGGACTGCTGCAAAGACAGGAGTGAATAACAGCGAAAGTAAAAAAAGGATTGCTACCACCACAGACGTGAAGCCGCTCTTTCCCCCCTCAGATATTCCTGAAGCAGACTCAAGATAAGTCGCGCATGGGGAAGTGCCTATCAATGCACCAAAGGAGATGCCGATCGCACTAGCTAACAATGACTTGCTCGCATGAGGCAATTCACCTTTTTGATTGATAAAACCAGCTTGCTGTCCCAAACCAGTGAGTGTACCAATGGTGTCAAAAGAAGTCACAAACAAAAACGTTAGTGTGACACTGATGAGATTCCACACCTGGTCGGGCTGAATATTGTTCAACCCTATAAATGCTTGACCTACCAGAGCGTCTGGAAATTTGGGTAAAGCGATAATTTTCTCGGGACAAGGAGCAATTCCCAATGTCCAGCCTAACAGTGCTGTGGCAAAAATCCCCCACAGTATCGCTCCTTTGATATGACGTACCATTAAGGTTGCGGTCAGCATTAAACCGAAAACTGACATTAAGGTAGCAGGATGTTTAAAGGAACCTATAGTGGTTAGGGTTGCTTGACTGGCAACAATAATACCTGCTCCTAGGGATGGTGCGTCAGGAACACCAGACAATCCAATGTAGGCAATAAACAAACCAATACCCGCTACAGTAGCGTATTTGAGGGAAGCTGGAATGGCTTGGATGATTTGGATATGAATGTTACTGAGAATCAAACCGATAAAGATTAGACTTTCAAGTAGAACAGATGTTAATGCTAATTGCCAACTTACCTTCAACTCCAAAACCACCGAGAAAGCAAAAAAAGCGTTGAGACCCATCGCTGGGGCTAAAGCAAAGGGATAATTTGCGAGCAGTCCCATTAAAGCGGTTGCAAATGCAGAGGTTATGGCAGTGGCAATGAGAATCTGATTGAACAAATCTCCTGGCTGCTCTTGAAATATAGCATTTGATAAAATTCTAGGATTCACAACTAAAATGTAAGCCATAGTCATAAATGTCGTGACCCCAGCTAAAACTTCTGTCTTGTAAGTAGTACCCAATTGCTCAAACTGGAAAAACTGACTTACTGAGATATTGAGTATATATTTATGTGTAAATATTTTCATTATTTTTTTAAAGATTTCATTTCAGCTTACTAAAAAAATCTCACTTATTAAATGTTATAAATACGGAAATACTTTTATTTTAAACTCGGTATTTTTCCAGTACAATATGTCTTTAAATCTCGCAATAATAATTATTAAATTGATAAAAATTTGCCTATCAATTGCATTTACGATGGAGTAGCAGATGCGGCTTTATAAATAGTAAAATCATAATTATTATATATAAATATGTCTTTATATCTCTAAGAAAATGTTTGAAAAGTCCTTTCATCAGTAGCAAAACATTCAAGTTCCCCCTAAATCTACCGATAAATTGGGGAACTTTAAAAGTATTTTCCCCCCTTTTTAAGGGGGGCTAGGGGGGATCTCCGAGTGTGTAAAATCACAGCTA
It encodes the following:
- a CDS encoding NCS2 family permease, whose translation is MKIFTHKYILNISVSQFFQFEQLGTTYKTEVLAGVTTFMTMAYILVVNPRILSNAIFQEQPGDLFNQILIATAITSAFATALMGLLANYPFALAPAMGLNAFFAFSVVLELKVSWQLALTSVLLESLIFIGLILSNIHIQIIQAIPASLKYATVAGIGLFIAYIGLSGVPDAPSLGAGIIVASQATLTTIGSFKHPATLMSVFGLMLTATLMVRHIKGAILWGIFATALLGWTLGIAPCPEKIIALPKFPDALVGQAFIGLNNIQPDQVWNLISVTLTFLFVTSFDTIGTLTGLGQQAGFINQKGELPHASKSLLASAIGISFGALIGTSPCATYLESASGISEGGKSGFTSVVVAILFLLSLLFTPVFAAVPAFATAPALIIVGVLMMSSVQNINWNDLSEAIPAFLVIVTMPLTYSIAEALAIGFIFYPLMKASQGVAHQLSKPVFFLAAISMLHLMLKA